Proteins co-encoded in one Natranaerobius trueperi genomic window:
- a CDS encoding PP2C family protein-serine/threonine phosphatase: MKVEITTDKIPKYASGESGDSFEIVERPQGGVSAILADGQGSGKSAKLTSNMVASKASTLIADGTRDGAVARATHDFLFAQKRGRVSATLTLLSCDLRTNTLVISRNTNCPTIVKRAEKTQILKESVKPIGFHNFVKPTIDEIPIQPGTIVIAFTDGIYHSGRKFNNQITLEEIANVASTHQYITDISREILNLGLSKDKNRPQDDMSVLVLGIFSDESKHKPRSVRVSYSY, encoded by the coding sequence GTGAAAGTAGAAATTACAACAGATAAAATTCCTAAATATGCATCTGGTGAAAGTGGCGATAGCTTTGAAATAGTAGAAAGGCCCCAGGGGGGAGTAAGTGCAATTTTAGCAGATGGCCAAGGTAGCGGGAAGTCAGCTAAACTAACTAGTAATATGGTAGCTTCAAAAGCTTCTACTTTGATAGCTGACGGAACACGAGATGGAGCAGTTGCAAGAGCAACTCATGATTTCCTTTTTGCTCAAAAAAGAGGAAGAGTTTCTGCTACACTAACTTTATTGTCTTGTGATTTACGTACTAATACTTTAGTTATTTCTAGGAACACTAATTGTCCTACAATTGTTAAACGAGCTGAAAAAACTCAGATATTAAAAGAATCTGTAAAACCTATTGGTTTTCACAATTTTGTAAAACCTACTATCGATGAGATACCAATTCAACCTGGAACTATAGTAATAGCTTTTACTGATGGGATATATCATTCTGGGCGAAAATTTAATAATCAAATTACTCTTGAGGAAATCGCAAATGTAGCATCAACGCATCAATATATTACTGATATCAGTCGAGAAATCTTAAATTTAGGGTTATCTAAAGATAAAAATAGACCGCAGGACGATATGTCGGTACTTGTGCTTGGGATTTTTTCTGATGAAAGTAAACATAAACCTAGAAGTGTTCGTGTAAGTTATTCTTACTAA
- the secD gene encoding protein translocase subunit SecD, translated as MIRWKKITMLMMVLLIVSVASFAVYSYATNNINLGLDLAGGVYVLLEADDVEGDDTDDAIDRALTIIRSRVDELGVSEPVVQREGQDRIRVELAGEDIDRDRAMEVIGRTARLEFYGPEIYYDLDLDEDETIENLDELGYSPLVTGDHLEDAGVGYGPQGQPYVSIDFTSEGARLFQQATEQNVGEPIVIVLDGEVVSAPNVRNVIRKGEAMIDGMASVEEANDVALMLRSGALPVSLIELETRTIGPSLGEDLREQSLTAGIIGFSLVLVFMIIMYRLPGLMSNIALIVYITLVFGFLVHLGATFTLPGIAGLILSVGMAVDANIIIFERIKEEINNGKTLRVSVESGFKRGIKTILDSNVTTLIAAAVLFYFGTGPIQGFAVTLSTGIIASMITAVLFTRLVLKLLVATGLVKNVKYFGVQRS; from the coding sequence ATGATAAGATGGAAAAAAATAACGATGTTAATGATGGTTTTATTAATTGTTTCAGTTGCAAGTTTTGCAGTTTACTCATATGCCACTAATAATATTAATTTAGGCTTAGATTTGGCTGGAGGAGTATATGTTCTATTAGAAGCAGATGATGTTGAAGGAGACGACACTGATGATGCTATAGATCGCGCTTTAACAATCATTAGATCTAGAGTTGATGAGTTAGGAGTGTCTGAACCAGTTGTTCAGCGAGAAGGCCAAGACAGAATACGTGTGGAATTAGCGGGTGAAGATATTGACCGTGATAGAGCAATGGAAGTGATCGGAAGAACAGCAAGACTGGAATTCTATGGCCCTGAAATTTATTATGATTTAGATCTTGACGAAGATGAAACCATAGAAAATTTAGATGAATTAGGTTATAGTCCTTTAGTAACGGGGGATCATCTTGAGGATGCAGGAGTAGGCTATGGTCCTCAAGGACAACCCTATGTAAGTATCGATTTTACATCTGAAGGGGCACGCTTGTTTCAACAAGCAACAGAACAAAATGTAGGGGAGCCTATTGTAATAGTATTAGATGGAGAAGTAGTATCAGCTCCCAATGTTCGTAATGTTATTCGTAAGGGAGAAGCAATGATTGATGGTATGGCATCTGTTGAAGAGGCGAACGATGTAGCACTAATGCTTAGATCAGGAGCTTTACCAGTTTCGTTAATCGAACTAGAAACAAGAACAATAGGACCAAGTTTAGGAGAAGATCTACGAGAACAGAGTTTAACAGCTGGGATTATTGGTTTTTCATTAGTATTAGTCTTTATGATAATTATGTATCGTTTACCAGGCCTTATGTCAAATATTGCGCTAATAGTATATATTACATTAGTCTTTGGATTTTTAGTTCACTTAGGTGCTACATTTACTTTACCAGGTATTGCCGGACTGATCTTATCAGTCGGGATGGCGGTAGATGCGAATATAATTATATTTGAAAGAATTAAAGAAGAAATAAATAATGGTAAAACGCTAAGGGTTTCAGTAGAATCGGGTTTTAAGCGTGGTATAAAAACCATCCTTGACTCAAATGTGACAACTTTAATTGCTGCTGCAGTATTGTTTTATTTTGGAACAGGACCAATCCAAGGTTTTGCAGTAACTTTATCTACAGGAATTATAGCAAGTATGATAACTGCAGTTTTATTTACTCGTTTAGTGTTGAAACTTTTAGTAGCTACTGGATTAGTTAAAAACGTAAAATATTTTGGCGTGCAAAGGAGTTAG
- the secF gene encoding protein translocase subunit SecF — MEIITKRKMWFLVSLVIVIIGFGSLILNGLNLGIDFTGGTILHVSLGEEYEVEEVRDVLEDFGLEDSVIQQATDSQGETSEVIIRTTSLQEQERNEIIEGLRGNWPQIEDEDVLRSANVGATIGDELRSQAIWSLLIASIGMIAYISYRFEFSFAISAIVAILHDAFIVLTIFSLFQIEINSPFIAAVLTIIGYSINDTIVIFDRIRETLQLEKKLPLNDVITTSISKTLTRSLNTSGTTTLVLLSLLIFGGVTLRPFILALLIGVISGTYSSVFIASNVWSTLSEKMGSQYGNRKKSTS; from the coding sequence ATGGAGATTATAACCAAGAGAAAAATGTGGTTTTTGGTATCTTTAGTCATTGTTATAATTGGTTTTGGTTCTTTGATATTAAATGGTTTGAATTTGGGGATTGACTTTACTGGGGGCACTATTCTTCATGTTTCTTTAGGTGAAGAATATGAGGTAGAAGAAGTACGTGATGTTTTAGAGGATTTTGGTTTAGAGGACAGTGTGATTCAGCAAGCAACTGATTCTCAAGGAGAAACTTCTGAGGTCATTATAAGAACTACTTCGCTACAAGAACAAGAACGAAATGAAATTATAGAAGGTTTACGTGGAAACTGGCCACAAATTGAAGATGAGGATGTGTTGAGATCAGCTAACGTAGGGGCTACTATTGGCGATGAATTGAGATCACAAGCTATTTGGTCTTTATTAATAGCATCAATTGGAATGATAGCTTATATTAGTTATCGATTTGAATTTAGTTTTGCTATATCTGCTATTGTTGCTATTTTACATGATGCTTTTATAGTATTAACGATATTCTCCTTATTCCAAATTGAAATTAATAGTCCCTTTATTGCGGCTGTATTAACAATTATAGGTTATTCAATCAATGATACAATAGTTATTTTTGATAGAATTAGAGAAACCTTACAATTAGAAAAGAAATTACCTTTAAATGATGTGATAACTACAAGTATTAGTAAAACTTTAACACGGTCTTTAAATACATCAGGAACCACTACATTAGTTCTACTAAGTTTATTAATTTTTGGTGGAGTGACGTTACGTCCGTTTATTTTGGCTTTATTAATTGGTGTTATTAGTGGAACTTATTCATCTGTTTTTATAGCTTCAAATGTATGGTCAACTTTATCAGAAAAGATGGGGTCCCAGTACGGAAATAGGAAAAAAAGTACTAGCTAG
- the recJ gene encoding single-stranded-DNA-specific exonuclease RecJ: MVANKLTSWNMRVEYTDLIQDLALECSVSPVLAQLLVNRGLTKKEEINSFLSPSLDELESPWLLDDIQIGVDLIQQALDDKKSILIFGDYDADGVTSTALLYDYLTKFNDRINYFIPDRFADGYGLSESGITKALKLYPDTSLIITVDCGISSCKEVSWLKEKGINVVITDHHEQLNELPSADAILNPKRVNSCYPFSSLAGVGVAFKLVLALADSSKAMTIKQLCENYLDLVAVGTIADLVPLKHENRILVSHGLSKIGSNRVGFKSMLEKLNLLEQKLTTGQVGFLLGPRINAAGRLASASDAVRLLVTDDYDEAQTLAEKLDTENRERRTVEQEITKEANEIIVDNNKTSKSKVLVLYGKDWHEGVIGIVASRLLEKYHRPVIVLTLDNNGVAKGSCRSIEGFHIAEALQECSDIIEKYGGHELAAGLSIKVENIEEFEQRINQLADKWLTENDLIPTVDIEMMVPEEILSRELAEEIQQLEPFGIGNPQPILGCNSIIVASTKIVGKNNEHLQVKFKGSGSLLDGIWFRGNEKLTHNLEENTPSKAAFIPKISTWNSKWGKLSLQICDLQCDETSNKLIDFRNKSDKYSSLNLLIKRNYIPVILTNTRQQKEFLSSKFVDCYVVRATDVPFELSEENVLLILYDLPYDPSIVRKWIETIKPKSVCLLYNHFDVDYNSKLWRVTIPYGQELQKVYEKMQNEFKFQTVTKGNFKKWLYEQNSGVTKRWVESVIEIFKELGLIYLEDNKVKIKETENRVDFSNSNKFLSEQQLIKNIRKWEQCFLSGSNSAIYMLLYENKALLEVCAHSIEKN; encoded by the coding sequence ATGGTAGCAAATAAATTAACTTCTTGGAATATGAGAGTTGAATATACTGATCTGATACAAGATTTGGCTCTAGAATGTAGTGTGTCACCTGTATTAGCTCAATTACTAGTGAATAGGGGACTAACAAAAAAAGAGGAAATCAACTCTTTTTTATCCCCTTCACTAGATGAACTTGAATCACCCTGGTTGTTAGATGATATACAGATAGGTGTTGATTTAATTCAGCAAGCTTTAGACGATAAAAAATCTATTTTGATTTTTGGTGACTATGATGCTGACGGGGTTACATCAACAGCTCTTTTATACGATTATCTAACAAAATTTAATGATCGAATTAATTATTTTATTCCAGATCGGTTTGCAGATGGATATGGATTAAGTGAATCAGGAATCACAAAAGCACTGAAATTATACCCAGATACTTCTTTAATTATAACAGTTGACTGTGGTATTAGTTCTTGTAAAGAAGTTTCATGGTTAAAAGAAAAAGGCATAAATGTAGTTATAACCGACCACCATGAGCAATTAAATGAACTACCAAGTGCAGATGCTATCTTAAACCCTAAAAGAGTTAACTCTTGTTATCCATTTTCTTCATTAGCTGGAGTAGGTGTTGCTTTTAAGCTGGTTTTGGCTCTAGCAGATAGTTCTAAAGCAATGACTATTAAACAGTTATGCGAAAATTATTTAGATTTAGTAGCAGTTGGTACTATAGCAGATCTAGTACCGTTAAAACATGAAAATAGAATTTTAGTTAGTCATGGGTTAAGTAAAATTGGTTCTAATAGAGTTGGATTTAAATCTATGCTTGAAAAATTAAATTTACTAGAACAAAAACTGACCACAGGCCAGGTTGGTTTTTTATTAGGACCTAGAATTAATGCTGCTGGTAGACTAGCCTCTGCAAGTGATGCAGTTAGATTATTGGTTACAGATGATTATGATGAAGCACAAACTTTAGCTGAGAAACTCGATACAGAAAATAGAGAGCGACGAACTGTTGAACAGGAAATAACTAAAGAAGCTAATGAAATAATAGTAGATAATAATAAGACATCGAAATCAAAAGTTTTAGTTCTTTACGGAAAAGACTGGCATGAAGGAGTAATTGGTATAGTAGCCTCACGATTACTTGAAAAATATCATCGTCCAGTTATTGTTTTAACTTTGGATAATAACGGAGTAGCTAAAGGATCTTGTAGAAGTATTGAGGGATTTCATATTGCAGAAGCGTTGCAAGAATGTAGTGATATTATTGAAAAGTACGGTGGACACGAACTTGCAGCGGGCTTATCGATAAAAGTAGAAAATATTGAGGAATTTGAACAAAGGATAAACCAACTTGCAGATAAATGGTTGACAGAAAATGACTTAATTCCTACTGTTGATATAGAAATGATGGTACCTGAGGAAATTTTATCTCGGGAATTAGCAGAAGAAATACAACAATTAGAACCTTTCGGTATAGGAAATCCTCAACCGATATTAGGATGTAACTCTATAATAGTTGCTTCTACTAAAATTGTTGGTAAAAATAATGAACACCTTCAGGTTAAATTTAAGGGAAGTGGAAGTTTATTAGATGGGATTTGGTTTCGTGGTAATGAAAAGTTAACCCACAATCTAGAAGAGAACACACCTTCTAAGGCAGCTTTTATTCCTAAAATATCTACTTGGAACTCTAAATGGGGAAAACTTAGTTTACAGATATGTGATTTACAATGTGACGAAACTTCTAATAAATTGATAGACTTTCGAAATAAAAGTGATAAATATTCAAGTCTTAATTTATTAATTAAAAGAAATTATATACCAGTTATTTTGACTAACACTCGTCAACAAAAAGAATTTTTATCTTCTAAATTTGTCGATTGTTATGTTGTTAGAGCAACAGATGTCCCTTTTGAGTTAAGTGAAGAAAATGTTCTTTTGATTTTGTATGATTTACCCTATGATCCATCTATCGTTAGAAAATGGATTGAAACTATTAAACCAAAATCTGTGTGTCTTTTGTATAACCATTTTGATGTTGATTATAACAGTAAGCTATGGAGAGTTACGATACCATATGGACAAGAGTTACAAAAAGTGTATGAAAAAATGCAAAATGAGTTCAAATTTCAGACTGTAACAAAGGGAAATTTTAAGAAATGGTTATATGAACAAAATTCTGGAGTTACAAAACGATGGGTTGAATCAGTTATTGAAATTTTTAAAGAATTGGGTTTGATATACTTAGAGGATAATAAGGTGAAAATAAAAGAAACTGAAAATAGGGTTGATTTCTCAAATTCCAACAAGTTTTTAAGTGAACAACAGCTTATAAAAAATATACGCAAGTGGGAACAATGCTTTTTAAGTGGAAGTAATTCTGCAATATATATGCTACTATATGAAAACAAAGCACTTTTAGAAGTATGTGCTCATTCAATTGAAAAAAATTAA